GCGAGAAGAGGAGTCCGGACAGTGCCAGGATGATTACCGCTTTGTTCATCGTGTATTCCAGTTGGGGTTGTTGTCTATTCATTATTCCAGCCCTTAAAGGTCTTCGCTTCGGTCTCTCCGTAGATGAGCGAACGCTTGCGCTTTCATCGCCCATCAGCCTTCGACGGACTGCTTCAAGTACTCCTTCAACATCCGGAACTGCCCATGCACGAGGTCCGATTCTCCGTGCGTTCGAGAGAGCATAATCGCACCTTCGATAACGGACACGATGTAGCGAGCCAACTGTCGGACATCCACGTCTCGCGTAGGATGATGTGCCTGGACCGCCGCCTCCAGATGCGGCTGGAATTCCAGCGCCATCTCGTCGAAGCACTTCGCCAACCGCTCGCGAAAGGCGGGGTGCGTATCGCTCAATGTCGTGCTGAGGTTGCCGATGATGCAGCCACCCTTCCTCTTGCGGCGCCCGGCGACCATCTCACAAACGGCGTCCAGACGCCGAAAGACGTGCTGGAGCGGATCGTCACCAGAGTCGCCGCGCAGACGCTCTTCGATCCGGTCCAACTTCTGGCGACGCTCCTCCATGTGTCGGTCGATCACCGCGAACCCGAGCTCTTCCTTGCCTTGAAAGTGATGGAAGAACGCGCCGCTGGTCACCTCGGCGGCCTTGATGATTTCGCCCACCTTGGTGTCATGAAAGC
This genomic interval from bacterium contains the following:
- a CDS encoding TetR/AcrR family transcriptional regulator; protein product: MRTLKQPRAIETRDRILREAAQLFAIKGFHDTKVGEIIKAAEVTSGAFFHHFQGKEELGFAVIDRHMEERRQKLDRIEERLRGDSGDDPLQHVFRRLDAVCEMVAGRRKRKGGCIIGNLSTTLSDTHPAFRERLAKCFDEMALEFQPHLEAAVQAHHPTRDVDVRQLARYIVSVIEGAIMLSRTHGESDLVHGQFRMLKEYLKQSVEG